From Verrucomicrobia bacterium S94, the proteins below share one genomic window:
- a CDS encoding esterase family protein, which yields MSKFRTTECSDATYERDHLRFITVKSPALGHRANLSLFLPENHARIQNLPLLILLHGVYGSHWVWPFKAGAHITAHEMISSGEIQPLAIVMPSDGLWREGSGYLTHEEANFEAWITEDVIDAVKENIPDVTAQSKICISGLSMGGYGALRLGAKYPELFSAVSAHSSITDFPQLSKFVDEPLSEYRLKDSDNTLSAYYWIQKNRRILPPLRFDCGVDDLLIEENRKLHQQLKEADIPHIYEEFEGEHSWPYWTLHLRDTLRFINHCI from the coding sequence ATGTCAAAATTCCGAACCACAGAATGTTCCGATGCAACGTATGAGCGGGATCATCTCCGCTTTATCACCGTGAAAAGTCCGGCACTGGGACACCGCGCCAATCTTTCGCTCTTTCTGCCTGAAAACCATGCCCGAATACAGAATCTGCCCCTGCTGATCCTGCTGCACGGCGTCTACGGCAGCCATTGGGTCTGGCCGTTCAAAGCCGGGGCCCACATCACAGCTCACGAAATGATTTCCAGCGGAGAAATTCAGCCATTAGCCATTGTCATGCCGTCTGATGGGTTGTGGCGCGAAGGCAGCGGATATCTGACCCACGAAGAAGCGAACTTCGAGGCCTGGATTACCGAAGACGTGATCGATGCGGTCAAAGAAAATATTCCCGATGTCACTGCTCAGTCGAAAATCTGCATCAGCGGGCTGTCGATGGGCGGCTACGGTGCTCTGCGGCTGGGGGCAAAATATCCGGAGCTGTTTTCCGCCGTCAGCGCGCATTCCTCGATCACCGATTTCCCTCAGCTCAGCAAATTTGTCGACGAACCCCTTTCTGAATACCGGTTAAAGGATTCAGACAACACACTGTCGGCATATTACTGGATACAGAAAAACCGCAGAATCCTGCCGCCGCTGCGTTTCGACTGCGGGGTCGATGATCTGCTGATCGAGGAAAACCGGAAGCTGCATCAACAATTGAAAGAAGCGGATATTCCCCACATTTATGAAGAATTCGAGGGTGAACATAGCTGGCCCTACTGGACCCTCCACCTGCGCGACACCCTCCGCTTTATCAATCACTGTATTTAA